From the Streptococcus sp. 29887 genome, one window contains:
- a CDS encoding ACT domain-containing protein yields MKAIVTVVGKDKSGIVAGVATKIAELGLNIDDISQTVLDEYFTMMAVVSSDEKKDFTQLRAELDDFGQSLNVKINIQSAAIFDAMHNL; encoded by the coding sequence ATGAAAGCTATTGTTACAGTTGTCGGTAAGGACAAGTCAGGAATTGTTGCGGGTGTTGCGACCAAGATTGCGGAATTGGGTTTGAATATTGATGATATTTCACAAACTGTTTTGGATGAGTATTTTACCATGATGGCAGTGGTGTCATCAGATGAAAAGAAAGATTTCACGCAACTTCGTGCGGAATTGGATGACTTTGGTCAGTCCTTGAACGTGAAAATCAACATTCAAAGTGCAGCCATTTTTGATGCCATGCACAACTTGTAA
- the fni gene encoding type 2 isopentenyl-diphosphate Delta-isomerase, which translates to MFYLGEFGLDRKDQHVGLANQQYSTTPAKDFTETLFVHHSLPQTKVDEVDISTSVAGLDFAFPFFINAMTGGSKKTREINRLLGIMGHFGKIALASGSVSAAIKDPSVAETFSVMRRENPYGIIFANLGAHHSVENAKRAVDLLEANAIQIHVNAPQEIVMPEGDRDFTMWLKNIETLVREMEVPVIVKEVGFGMSRETVAQLASVGVQTIDVSGTGGTDFAKIENARRTFNDYTYLEGWGQSTVTSLVEAMSVSEDVRPSLIASGGIKTPLDIVKSLALGADLVGMSNHFLQYVKDGKGHRFDDGLQAIKTYQWQMAEIMTMLGAKNIAELRKKDVVLAPNVQNWCEARGIDWKAYARRSQSVK; encoded by the coding sequence ATGTTTTATCTAGGAGAATTTGGTTTAGACCGCAAGGATCAACACGTTGGCTTGGCCAACCAGCAATATAGTACCACGCCGGCCAAGGACTTCACAGAAACCCTGTTTGTCCATCATTCCCTGCCACAGACCAAGGTGGATGAAGTGGATATTTCGACCAGTGTAGCTGGTTTGGACTTTGCCTTTCCTTTCTTCATCAATGCTATGACCGGTGGAAGCAAGAAGACGCGGGAAATCAATCGCCTATTGGGGATTATGGGGCATTTTGGCAAGATTGCCCTGGCTTCTGGTTCGGTCAGTGCGGCAATCAAGGATCCGTCTGTTGCGGAAACTTTCTCCGTGATGCGTCGGGAAAATCCTTACGGGATAATCTTTGCCAACCTAGGTGCCCATCATAGTGTGGAGAATGCCAAGCGAGCGGTGGATTTGTTGGAGGCCAATGCCATTCAGATCCATGTCAATGCACCTCAGGAGATTGTCATGCCTGAGGGAGATCGTGATTTCACTATGTGGTTGAAGAATATTGAAACTTTGGTACGGGAGATGGAAGTGCCTGTCATTGTCAAGGAAGTTGGTTTTGGCATGAGCCGTGAAACAGTAGCCCAGCTGGCTTCTGTCGGTGTGCAAACTATAGATGTGTCTGGTACTGGGGGAACAGACTTCGCCAAAATTGAAAATGCCCGTCGAACCTTCAATGATTATACTTATCTAGAAGGTTGGGGCCAGTCTACCGTGACTTCCTTGGTGGAAGCTATGTCTGTTTCTGAGGATGTCCGTCCAAGTTTGATTGCTTCAGGTGGCATTAAAACACCGCTAGATATTGTCAAATCCTTAGCTCTTGGTGCAGACCTTGTCGGTATGTCCAACCATTTCCTCCAGTATGTCAAGGATGGTAAGGGGCATCGTTTTGACGACGGCTTGCAGGCTATCAAGACCTATCAATGGCAGATGGCTGAAATCATGACCATGCTAGGTGCTAAGAATATTGCGGAACTCCGCAAGAAAGATGTGGTCTTGGCTCCAAATGTCCAAAACTGGTGTGAGGCGCGTGGGATTGATTGGAAAGCCTATGCCCGTCGATCGCAATCTGTAAAGTAA
- a CDS encoding phosphomevalonate kinase yields the protein MKVQVKIPGKLFLAGEYAVVEAGYPAVIAAVDQYLTVTIETSDQGSLHSSQNADLYLIWERKEGAVRIQGNHPYALIETAMQVTEEYLTAKGYACHGTYSLSVQSDLDDQASGAKYGLGSSGAVTVATVKALLTYYGHQADAFLTYKLAALTQTKLGMTGSFGDLAASSFGGLIAYHSLDRSWLLGKMAELSLLDLVESDWQGLSISPIQLPQGLDLLVGWTGSAASTDSLVSQMESQKSQTEKEQIHSQFLADSKTCVEQLIAACQTNDIVLARQAITQNRKLLQDFARGMGLVIETPQLSQLCDLAQTYGAVAKSSGAGGGDCGICLVDSKEQKAAIETAWQEAGILPLQLKITSRE from the coding sequence ATGAAAGTACAAGTAAAGATACCTGGAAAACTCTTTCTGGCAGGGGAATACGCAGTTGTTGAGGCTGGCTATCCTGCGGTGATTGCGGCGGTTGATCAGTACCTAACCGTCACCATTGAAACAAGTGACCAAGGCAGTCTTCATTCCAGTCAAAATGCAGATCTTTATCTGATCTGGGAGCGTAAGGAAGGTGCCGTTCGTATTCAAGGTAACCATCCCTATGCCCTGATTGAGACCGCCATGCAGGTGACCGAGGAATATCTGACGGCCAAGGGCTATGCTTGTCATGGAACCTATAGCCTATCTGTTCAGTCCGACCTAGATGACCAGGCTTCTGGTGCCAAGTATGGCCTGGGTTCCTCTGGTGCTGTAACGGTTGCGACAGTCAAGGCCCTGTTGACCTACTACGGTCATCAAGCGGATGCCTTTTTGACCTACAAGTTGGCAGCTCTGACCCAGACCAAGCTAGGCATGACAGGTTCCTTTGGCGATTTGGCAGCCTCCAGTTTCGGTGGCTTGATCGCCTATCATTCCCTAGACCGTTCTTGGCTTTTAGGGAAAATGGCAGAGCTGTCCCTGCTTGATTTGGTGGAAAGTGATTGGCAGGGTTTATCTATCAGCCCTATCCAGTTACCCCAAGGTCTAGACCTCTTGGTGGGCTGGACAGGGTCGGCGGCTTCAACGGATAGTCTAGTTTCCCAGATGGAAAGCCAAAAAAGTCAGACAGAAAAAGAGCAAATTCACAGCCAGTTTCTAGCCGACTCCAAGACCTGTGTAGAACAGTTGATAGCAGCTTGTCAGACAAATGACATAGTATTAGCTAGACAGGCTATTACTCAAAACCGTAAGCTCTTACAAGATTTTGCGAGAGGAATGGGCTTGGTCATTGAAACCCCTCAACTGAGCCAACTCTGTGACCTGGCTCAGACTTATGGAGCGGTGGCCAAGTCATCTGGTGCAGGTGGTGGTGACTGCGGCATTTGCCTGGTTGACAGTAAGGAACAAAAAGCAGCGATAGAGACGGCTTGGCAAGAAGCCGGCATTCTTCCACTCCAACTAAAGATCACAAGTAGAGAATAA
- the mvaD gene encoding diphosphomevalonate decarboxylase → MTKQTGIARAHTNIALIKYWGKRDKELFLPMNSSLSLTLDAFYTDTKVVFDPELTADEFYLNGILQKEKEMLKISRFLDLFCEYIGERAFARVESLNFVPTAAGLASSASAFAALALATATALDLDLSPATLSTLARRGSGSSTRSLFGGFVEWDMGTGSEDSMAHPIDDADWDIGMVILAVNTGPKKIASREGMDHTVATSPFYSAWVDTAKQDLADIKVAIASRNFEKLGHITEHNGMKMHATTLSANPPFTYWSADSLVAQEAVRQVREERGLSAYMTMDAGPNVKVLCRASQMDELVAELSKVFPREKIITSKPGPAAYVLSEKDWQASQTAFEKGL, encoded by the coding sequence ATGACTAAACAGACAGGCATTGCCCGTGCCCATACCAATATTGCCTTGATTAAATACTGGGGAAAACGAGATAAGGAATTATTCCTACCCATGAATTCCAGTTTATCCCTGACCCTTGATGCATTTTATACGGATACCAAGGTTGTTTTTGACCCAGAATTGACTGCCGATGAGTTCTATCTCAACGGAATATTACAAAAAGAAAAAGAAATGTTAAAAATTTCTCGATTTTTGGATTTGTTTTGCGAATATATAGGTGAAAGGGCATTTGCCCGAGTGGAAAGTCTAAATTTTGTTCCGACTGCGGCTGGTTTAGCCAGCTCAGCCTCAGCCTTTGCAGCGCTGGCTCTTGCAACCGCAACTGCCTTGGATTTAGATTTGTCACCAGCTACCCTATCAACCCTTGCTCGCAGGGGTTCTGGCTCTAGTACCCGTAGCCTATTCGGTGGATTTGTTGAGTGGGATATGGGAACTGGTTCGGAAGATTCGATGGCCCATCCCATTGACGATGCGGATTGGGATATCGGCATGGTCATCTTGGCGGTCAATACCGGACCGAAAAAGATTGCTAGTCGAGAGGGAATGGACCACACAGTTGCCACTTCACCATTTTACTCAGCCTGGGTAGATACAGCCAAACAAGACTTGGCGGACATCAAGGTAGCTATTGCTAGCCGTAATTTTGAAAAACTTGGTCACATCACAGAACACAATGGCATGAAGATGCATGCGACAACTCTCTCTGCCAATCCGCCTTTTACCTACTGGTCAGCTGATAGCCTAGTGGCCCAAGAGGCAGTCCGTCAGGTTCGTGAGGAAAGAGGTTTATCAGCCTACATGACCATGGACGCTGGACCAAATGTCAAGGTCCTCTGCCGAGCAAGTCAGATGGATGAGCTAGTAGCTGAATTGTCCAAGGTCTTCCCAAGAGAGAAAATCATCACCAGCAAGCCTGGACCTGCTGCCTATGTTCTCAGTGAGAAGGATTGGCAGGCATCACAAACAGCGTTTGAAAAGGGCTTGTAG
- the mvk gene encoding mevalonate kinase — translation MSVVGKANGKIILMGEHAVVYGQPAIAMPFSAVEITAQVRAQGQALSVACDFYEGLVHKMPKIWESLKHAIRFSLYRIGAPTDPAIHIEISSSIPAERGMGSSAAVAVAVARALFAYYEKELTDSELWDIVQSSEKIAHGNPSGIDAATTSGKSPVFFIKHQPIEPFELKLHAHLVVADTGVTGNTLEAISDVADLLEKKPEAIKLVEELGNLTRQAKEDLATDQAELLGSRMNQAHALLQELGVSDPSLDKLVSLAQENGALGAKLTGGGRGGCMIALARTAQDAQKLAHILDQAGARQTWIQYLGETND, via the coding sequence ATGTCAGTAGTAGGAAAAGCAAATGGAAAAATCATTTTGATGGGCGAGCATGCGGTTGTCTATGGTCAGCCAGCAATTGCTATGCCTTTTTCTGCTGTTGAAATTACCGCTCAGGTAAGGGCGCAGGGTCAGGCTCTGAGTGTTGCCTGTGACTTCTACGAAGGCTTGGTTCACAAGATGCCAAAAATCTGGGAAAGCCTCAAGCATGCCATTCGTTTCTCACTCTATCGTATCGGCGCGCCGACAGATCCTGCTATCCACATCGAAATCAGCTCCAGCATTCCCGCCGAACGAGGCATGGGGTCTAGTGCTGCGGTGGCAGTAGCCGTTGCCCGCGCCCTCTTTGCCTATTATGAAAAAGAACTGACCGACAGCGAGCTCTGGGACATCGTCCAGTCTTCGGAAAAAATTGCCCACGGCAATCCCTCGGGCATCGATGCGGCGACCACCAGCGGCAAGTCCCCCGTCTTTTTTATCAAGCACCAGCCCATCGAACCTTTTGAGCTGAAACTCCATGCCCACTTGGTAGTGGCTGATACAGGCGTGACGGGAAACACCTTGGAGGCCATTTCAGACGTGGCGGATTTGTTGGAGAAAAAGCCAGAGGCTATCAAGCTAGTAGAAGAACTGGGCAACTTGACCCGACAGGCCAAGGAAGATTTAGCCACAGACCAGGCAGAGCTTCTAGGCAGCAGAATGAACCAAGCTCATGCCCTCCTGCAAGAATTAGGCGTGTCTGATCCTAGCCTAGATAAGCTCGTCAGCCTTGCCCAAGAAAATGGAGCCCTCGGAGCCAAATTAACCGGTGGTGGTCGTGGCGGTTGCATGATTGCCCTGGCAAGAACAGCCCAGGATGCCCAAAAACTTGCACACATCCTTGACCAAGCAGGCGCCCGCCAAACCTGGATACAGTACTTAGGAGAAACCAATGACTAA